From one Triticum aestivum cultivar Chinese Spring chromosome 4B, IWGSC CS RefSeq v2.1, whole genome shotgun sequence genomic stretch:
- the LOC123089495 gene encoding peroxidase 1: protein MASRAATMVALLLAAVAATCARAQLDEKFYSESCPSVEDVVRREMVRALSLAPSLAGPLLRMHFHDCFVRGCDGSVLLDSANKTAEKDAQPNQTLRGFGFVERVKAAVEKACPDTVSCADVLALIARDAVWLSKGPFWTVPLGRRDGSVSISNETDALPPPTSNFTVLTQLFAAVNLDAKDLVVLSAGHTIGTSHCFSFSDRLYNFTGMENPSDIDPTLEPQYMMRLKSKCASLNDNTTLVEMDPGSFKTFDTDYFKLVSKRRGLFHSDGALLTDPFTRAYVQRHATGAFKEEFFADFAASMIKMGNANPLTGSQGEIRKKCSVVNR, encoded by the exons ATGGCGTCGAGGGCTGCGACAATGGTGGCGCTGCTgctcgcggcggtggcggcgacgtgCGCGCGGGCGCAGCTGGACGAGAAGTTCTACAGCGAGTCGTGCCCCAGCGTGGAGGACGTCGTGAGGAGGGAGATGGTGAGGGCGCTGTCCCTGGCGCCCAGCCTCGCCGGGCCGCTCCTCCGGATgcacttccacgactgcttcgtcagG GGGTGCGACGGCTCGGTTCTGCTGGACTCGGCCAACAAGACGGCGGAGAAGGACGCGCAGCCGAACCAGACGCTCCGTGGCTTCGGCTTCGTCGAGAGGGTGAAGGCCGCCGTGGAGAAGGCCTGCCCCGAcaccgtctcctgcgccgacgtccTCGCCCTCATTGCCAGGGACGCAGTATGGCTG AGCAAGGGTCCATTCTGGACAGTTCCCCTAGGCCGGCGAGACGGCAGCGTGTCCATATCCAACGAGACCGACGCGCTGCCACCCCCGACTTCCAACTTCACCGTGCTCACCCAGCTCTTCGCCGCTGTCAACCTCGACGCCAAGGACCTTGTCGTCCTCTCCGCCGGGCACACGATCGGGAcgtcgcactgcttctccttctCCGACCGGCTCTACAACTTCACCGGCATGGAGAACCCCAGCGACATCGACCCAACGCTGGAGCCACAGTACATGATGCGGCTAAAGAGCAAGTGTGCCAGCCTCAACGATAACACCACCCTTGTGGAGATGGACCCCGGCAGCTTCAAGACCTTCGACACCGACTACTTCAAGCTGGTGAGCAAGCGGAGGGGCCTCTTCCACTCCGACGGTGCCCTCCTCACCGACCCCTTCACCCGCGCCTATGTCCAGCGCCACGCCACCGGCGCCTTCAAGGAGGAGTTCTTCGCCGACTTCGCGGCCTCCATGATCAAGATGGGCAATGCCAATCCGCTCACAGGCAGCCAGGGCGAGATCAGGAAGAAGTGCAGCGTGGTGAACCGTTAA